A portion of the Thermococcus sp. EP1 genome contains these proteins:
- a CDS encoding preprotein translocase subunit Sec61beta, which translates to MAKEKTTLPPTGAGLMRFFDEDTRAIKISPKGAIAIVLIFIAIEILLNVFGSQIFS; encoded by the coding sequence ATGGCGAAGGAAAAAACAACTCTTCCACCAACCGGTGCAGGTTTAATGAGATTTTTCGACGAAGATACAAGAGCGATAAAAATAAGCCCCAAAGGGGCCATAGCAATAGTATTGATTTTCATTGCCATTGAAATACTCCTCAACGTCTTTGGAAGCCAAATCTTTAGTTAA
- the engB gene encoding GTP-binding protein EngB has product MIVFVGRSNVGKSTLIFRLTGKYVKRGKRPGVTRKPIELGWRGKTIVDMPGFGFMSGVPKHVQEKIKTEIVRFIENNADKIDLAVLVIDGKSALEIIERWEKRGEIPIDVEFFQFLQELEIPTIVAVNKMDKMKNIPATINKLIEKFGLSGSWDDHKDTFIPISAKFGTNLEELRKLIEEKIKRSQEQRGL; this is encoded by the coding sequence ATGATAGTCTTTGTAGGTCGTTCAAATGTTGGAAAAAGCACCCTCATATTCAGGCTCACAGGCAAATACGTCAAGCGAGGAAAGAGACCGGGAGTTACCAGAAAACCTATCGAACTCGGTTGGAGGGGCAAGACAATAGTAGATATGCCCGGATTTGGATTTATGAGTGGAGTACCAAAACACGTTCAAGAGAAAATAAAAACTGAAATAGTGAGATTTATTGAAAACAATGCTGATAAAATTGATCTAGCTGTTCTTGTCATAGATGGTAAAAGTGCCCTCGAAATTATCGAACGCTGGGAAAAACGAGGAGAAATCCCAATAGATGTCGAATTCTTCCAGTTTCTTCAAGAGCTAGAGATTCCAACCATTGTAGCTGTTAATAAAATGGACAAAATGAAAAATATTCCTGCTACAATAAACAAGCTTATAGAGAAATTCGGGCTTTCCGGTAGTTGGGATGATCATAAAGATACTTTTATACCAATTTCAGCAAAATTTGGTACAAATCTCGAGGAACTCAGAAAATTAATAGAAGAAAAGATCAAAAGGTCTCAAGAACAACGTGGGTTATAG
- a CDS encoding Clp1/GlmU family protein, with product MNKAKYTNRVPEDRKEVVEVIKKLKKPVKVMIIGSVDSGKTTLTVFLANELLKEGLRVGIIDSDIGQKGILPPAVISLGFPEKVFTSLDEIKAEKHYFVGTITPNQFFGEMITGVKLLVNEGIKRADVILIDTTGLVHGPGVELKRMKIEVTNPDIIIALQKKDELENIIQPFEDKIRIFKLKISENARIHTREERRKIRRDKWKRYFKESHEWEIDLQQINISGTLMFQGTKITEEEKNTLERLFRWIIFHGRKISNKYFVVKADIGNFPRGFDRNTLVTCDFENLSNLIVGLIDRKGFCLGLGILKLINFNELKAHLMTPLNKEELEKITEIRLGRIRVREDGEELGLLPREAL from the coding sequence ATGAATAAAGCCAAGTACACAAACAGAGTTCCAGAAGATAGAAAAGAAGTTGTTGAAGTCATCAAAAAGCTCAAAAAACCTGTAAAAGTCATGATAATAGGGAGTGTAGATAGTGGAAAGACCACACTCACAGTCTTTTTAGCAAATGAACTGTTAAAAGAGGGCCTTAGAGTAGGAATAATTGATAGTGATATAGGTCAAAAGGGAATTCTTCCTCCAGCAGTCATTAGCCTTGGATTTCCAGAGAAGGTGTTTACCTCGCTAGATGAGATAAAAGCCGAAAAACACTATTTTGTAGGCACCATTACTCCCAATCAGTTCTTTGGGGAAATGATAACTGGTGTAAAACTCCTTGTGAATGAGGGCATTAAAAGGGCAGACGTTATTCTTATAGACACTACTGGCCTAGTCCATGGCCCAGGTGTAGAATTAAAACGAATGAAAATCGAAGTAACTAATCCTGACATTATTATTGCCCTTCAGAAAAAAGACGAGCTTGAAAATATTATTCAGCCTTTTGAGGATAAAATAAGAATATTCAAGTTGAAAATTAGTGAAAACGCGAGAATTCACACCAGAGAAGAAAGAAGAAAAATAAGACGAGACAAGTGGAAAAGATATTTCAAAGAATCCCATGAATGGGAGATTGACCTGCAACAGATAAACATAAGTGGCACGCTAATGTTCCAAGGGACAAAAATCACTGAAGAAGAGAAGAATACACTAGAGCGTCTTTTTAGGTGGATAATCTTTCACGGAAGAAAAATTTCCAATAAGTATTTCGTGGTAAAAGCCGATATTGGGAACTTTCCCAGAGGATTTGATCGAAACACACTTGTAACCTGTGATTTTGAAAACTTAAGCAATCTTATCGTTGGCCTTATAGACAGGAAAGGGTTTTGTTTGGGATTGGGGATTCTCAAGCTCATAAATTTCAACGAGCTTAAAGCTCATTTAATGACTCCCCTAAATAAGGAAGAACTTGAAAAAATTACGGAAATAAGGTTAGGCAGAATTAGAGTTAGGGAAGACGGAGAAGAGCTCGGCCTCCTCCCTAGAGAAGCCCTTTAG
- a CDS encoding geranylgeranylglycerol-phosphate geranylgeranyltransferase, with the protein MEVKGLVEIVRPANCIIAGLVGILGATVALGSLPPNKTSLLIFLVVFLGCSWGNTINDYFDYEIDKINRPKRPLPRGAFSRNTALIYGLSLALSGLFIAYLIGIEAFLFALGAYLLMFLYAWKLKPLPFIGNLAVATLTGATPIYGAIAVEKIGLAGYLALCAFLVNVAREIFKDVEDIEGDKIQGAKTLPIIWGVKRASMIGVLFNITTIMASFLPVRVGIGLGYFPIIFVDGIILWASYEVLKSPSPTTAGKVQRKLKIAIYLAVLSFLLGSITREV; encoded by the coding sequence ATGGAAGTCAAAGGACTCGTTGAAATTGTAAGACCGGCTAATTGTATTATCGCAGGTTTAGTAGGCATCCTTGGCGCTACTGTGGCCTTAGGTAGTTTACCTCCTAACAAAACAAGTTTGCTGATATTCTTAGTAGTTTTCTTAGGATGTAGCTGGGGAAACACTATAAATGATTATTTTGATTATGAAATTGATAAAATTAACAGACCAAAGAGACCTCTTCCGAGAGGAGCCTTTTCCAGAAATACTGCCCTCATTTATGGTCTCTCCCTGGCACTTTCAGGCCTTTTTATAGCATATTTAATTGGTATTGAAGCATTTCTCTTTGCATTAGGTGCATATTTATTGATGTTCCTCTATGCATGGAAACTCAAACCCCTGCCATTCATCGGGAACTTAGCCGTTGCAACCTTAACTGGAGCAACGCCTATTTACGGCGCAATCGCCGTTGAGAAAATAGGGTTAGCAGGTTATCTTGCTCTTTGTGCATTCTTGGTAAACGTTGCCAGAGAAATTTTCAAAGATGTCGAAGACATAGAAGGTGATAAAATCCAAGGTGCAAAGACCCTCCCTATTATTTGGGGAGTTAAGAGGGCTTCCATGATTGGAGTTTTATTCAACATAACTACCATTATGGCGTCGTTCCTTCCTGTAAGGGTGGGAATAGGTCTTGGATACTTCCCTATAATCTTTGTGGATGGAATAATTTTATGGGCAAGTTACGAAGTTTTAAAAAGCCCCTCTCCTACAACTGCCGGGAAGGTTCAAAGAAAGCTGAAAATTGCCATATATTTGGCAGTGCTTAGCTTTTTACTAGGATCAATAACAAGGGAGGTGTAG
- a CDS encoding OB-fold nucleic acid binding domain-containing protein, with protein MKKRLPSTRVYIKDILEGFYVKSEGDFEPNYLITKDARKVYRAKIVGTVVREPIIAEDETYGKFQIDDGTGVIWVLGFRDDTRFIRLVKKGDMVQLIGKITEWRDDKQVLIEGVTRVDPNMWILHRYETLRDKVEHIKKARLAFEIYNTYGITAKARVIAKNKGISEDLLATIDELYAVIMEQKAEESAFEEEFFEEAEKVKEGLEEVKKAVLEILRSKGMAVSLKFIQRKLQDKYDIETIEEAIRTLLAEGEIFEPEIGYYQILE; from the coding sequence ATGAAAAAGAGATTACCTTCAACTAGGGTTTATATAAAGGATATACTTGAAGGGTTTTATGTAAAAAGTGAGGGTGATTTCGAACCTAATTATCTAATCACAAAGGATGCAAGGAAAGTTTACAGAGCAAAAATTGTAGGCACTGTAGTCAGAGAACCAATTATTGCAGAGGATGAAACTTATGGTAAGTTTCAGATTGATGACGGAACTGGAGTGATATGGGTTCTTGGGTTTAGGGATGATACGAGATTCATTCGTTTAGTGAAAAAAGGAGACATGGTTCAGCTAATTGGTAAAATTACAGAATGGAGAGATGATAAGCAAGTGTTGATTGAAGGAGTGACCAGAGTAGACCCGAACATGTGGATATTACATCGCTATGAGACCTTAAGAGATAAAGTGGAGCACATCAAGAAGGCAAGATTGGCCTTTGAGATATATAATACGTATGGAATAACAGCAAAAGCGAGAGTAATAGCTAAGAACAAAGGAATATCCGAAGATTTACTTGCTACCATTGATGAACTTTATGCTGTGATAATGGAGCAAAAAGCTGAGGAGTCTGCATTTGAGGAAGAATTCTTTGAGGAGGCCGAAAAAGTTAAGGAAGGTTTGGAAGAAGTTAAGAAAGCAGTACTTGAGATTCTCCGATCAAAGGGAATGGCCGTTTCACTTAAGTTTATTCAAAGAAAACTGCAAGACAAGTACGATATAGAAACCATTGAAGAGGCCATTAGGACCCTTTTGGCGGAGGGTGAAATCTTTGAACCAGAGATAGGCTATTACCAGATTCTTGAATGA
- a CDS encoding OB-fold nucleic acid binding domain-containing protein: MVVITKDEIVKRIRQKTGMSMEEIEAKINEIARANEISEHAAALLLAEELGVKTEEEEAPLMHLADLVPGMRGVNIVGRVLRKYPVREYKKKDGSLGRVAGLLIYDSTGRARVVLWDSEIAKYYNEIQVGSVVKIINADVRESLRGLPELHVSFRSRLILNPDDPRVSEIPPIEEVRSYNYTRKKIGELMGGEKFVEVRGTIAKLYRVIAYDACPQCRRKVDYDPATNVWICIEHGEVKPITATILDFGLDDSTGYIRVTLFGDDVVEILGVEPEEIGEKLKELIKTGMTTREAGRKLAEDEFYHVLGKEIVVRGNVVEDRFLGLILKASSWDDVDCKREIERVRRELLEEVE, from the coding sequence ATGGTAGTCATAACTAAAGATGAGATTGTAAAAAGAATACGGCAAAAAACAGGCATGAGTATGGAGGAGATAGAAGCTAAAATCAATGAGATTGCACGGGCTAATGAGATCTCTGAGCATGCCGCTGCTCTCTTACTGGCAGAAGAACTCGGGGTAAAAACTGAAGAAGAGGAAGCTCCACTTATGCATCTCGCTGATTTGGTTCCAGGAATGAGGGGAGTTAATATAGTTGGAAGAGTTCTTCGAAAATATCCTGTTAGGGAATACAAGAAGAAAGATGGTTCTTTAGGAAGGGTAGCAGGACTTCTGATTTATGATAGCACTGGAAGGGCAAGAGTTGTTCTGTGGGATTCTGAAATTGCAAAGTATTACAATGAGATACAAGTTGGAAGTGTGGTTAAGATAATAAACGCCGATGTAAGGGAAAGTCTTAGAGGTCTTCCAGAGCTTCATGTAAGCTTCAGGAGCAGACTCATTTTAAATCCGGACGACCCAAGAGTAAGTGAGATTCCGCCTATTGAGGAGGTTAGGAGCTATAATTACACAAGAAAGAAGATTGGAGAGCTAATGGGTGGAGAGAAATTTGTAGAAGTTAGGGGCACAATAGCCAAACTTTACAGAGTCATTGCTTATGATGCATGTCCTCAATGTAGGAGAAAAGTTGATTATGATCCAGCGACAAACGTATGGATATGTATAGAACATGGGGAAGTAAAACCAATAACTGCTACGATTCTTGACTTTGGTCTGGATGATTCCACAGGTTACATTAGAGTCACTTTATTTGGAGATGACGTGGTAGAAATTCTCGGTGTAGAACCTGAAGAAATAGGCGAGAAACTTAAGGAACTGATAAAAACAGGCATGACTACAAGGGAAGCTGGTAGAAAGCTAGCAGAGGATGAATTTTATCATGTGCTTGGTAAAGAGATAGTAGTTAGAGGAAATGTTGTTGAAGATCGCTTCTTAGGCCTGATATTGAAGGCTTCATCTTGGGATGATGTGGATTGTAAAAGAGAAATTGAAAGAGTTAGGAGAGAGCTTTTGGAGGAGGTAGAGTGA
- the scpB gene encoding SMC-Scp complex subunit ScpB yields the protein MGLIEDKALVEAALFVSGRPLSVKEISKALGIKSLDYIEKLIELIAAEYAERNSAIEVVRVLGDKYVMQVKQEYSQRVVQLMPRPDLRTGELKTLALIAYLQPIEQSKLVKLRGSQVYEHIKRLLGMGLVYAEPYERTKILGTTQKFAELYGFPENDPLIIKEAFKKVVHAEYSDLISKIEKEQKNENTE from the coding sequence ATGGGATTAATTGAGGACAAGGCCCTAGTTGAGGCTGCTTTATTCGTATCTGGTAGGCCGCTGAGTGTGAAAGAGATTTCGAAGGCTTTGGGAATAAAATCCCTTGACTATATCGAGAAGCTTATTGAGCTTATAGCAGCGGAATATGCAGAAAGAAACAGTGCTATAGAGGTAGTGAGGGTTTTAGGAGACAAATACGTAATGCAAGTTAAGCAAGAGTATTCTCAAAGGGTAGTTCAGTTAATGCCAAGGCCAGATCTGAGAACAGGAGAACTCAAGACACTCGCATTGATAGCATATCTTCAGCCAATCGAGCAGAGCAAATTAGTGAAGCTCAGAGGAAGCCAGGTATATGAACATATAAAACGTCTGCTGGGAATGGGCTTGGTATATGCGGAGCCCTATGAAAGAACAAAAATCCTTGGAACAACCCAAAAGTTTGCTGAGCTTTATGGCTTTCCAGAGAATGATCCTCTCATAATTAAAGAGGCCTTTAAAAAAGTTGTTCATGCAGAGTATTCTGACTTGATATCTAAAATAGAGAAGGAACAAAAAAACGAAAACACCGAGTAG
- a CDS encoding antibiotic biosynthesis monooxygenase, which yields MRLWHGKVPIEKADEYEKFLIERAVPDYSSVDGLLKLYFTRKDEDTVAHFLLVTIWDSMESIKKFAGENPELAKYYPEDDEFLLEKEKYVSMYRVFYEN from the coding sequence ATGAGGTTGTGGCATGGCAAAGTTCCTATTGAGAAAGCTGATGAGTATGAGAAGTTCTTAATTGAAAGGGCAGTACCGGATTATAGCTCTGTCGATGGTTTACTAAAACTATATTTCACACGAAAAGATGAAGACACAGTGGCTCATTTCCTTCTTGTAACTATCTGGGATTCTATGGAGTCTATTAAAAAATTCGCTGGTGAAAATCCAGAACTTGCGAAGTATTATCCAGAAGACGACGAATTCTTACTGGAAAAAGAGAAATACGTTTCCATGTATCGTGTGTTTTATGAGAACTAA
- a CDS encoding radical SAM protein, giving the protein MRTLIAFGPVPSRRLGRSLGVNNIPDKFCSYACVYCQVGKTLKMEIKRKEFYGPEVIFEDVKKKVEEVKARNEKIDYITFVPDGEPTLDVNLGKEAELLTELEIPLAILTNSSLIWRDDVREELLRFNFVSLKVDAVSEELWRKIDRPHKSLRLNTILEGMIEFRKEFKGKLVTETMLIDRVNYRDEFERIAEFLKELKPDVAYISIPTRPPTEKWVKPPKEEIINQAFQTFAKVVDRVEYLIGYEGNAFTFTGNIEEDLLSITSVHPMREDGVKELLKKANVDWGIVEKLLNTGKLIELEYEGKRFYMRRLPSRNSSRE; this is encoded by the coding sequence ATGAGAACCTTAATTGCCTTTGGTCCTGTTCCTTCTCGCAGACTTGGGAGAAGTCTTGGGGTAAACAACATTCCCGACAAGTTTTGTTCTTATGCTTGTGTTTACTGCCAAGTTGGGAAGACCCTAAAGATGGAAATTAAAAGAAAGGAGTTTTATGGTCCAGAAGTTATCTTTGAAGACGTTAAGAAAAAAGTTGAAGAAGTGAAGGCAAGAAATGAGAAAATTGATTATATTACTTTTGTTCCTGATGGAGAGCCAACATTAGATGTAAACCTTGGAAAGGAGGCTGAGCTTTTAACGGAACTTGAAATTCCTCTTGCAATTTTAACGAACTCTTCTTTGATATGGCGTGATGATGTTAGAGAAGAGCTGTTGAGGTTTAATTTTGTCTCTTTAAAAGTTGATGCTGTTAGTGAGGAGTTATGGCGAAAAATAGATAGGCCTCATAAAAGTCTGAGGCTTAATACAATTTTGGAGGGTATGATAGAGTTTAGAAAAGAGTTCAAAGGTAAACTTGTAACAGAGACTATGCTAATTGATAGAGTAAATTATAGAGATGAGTTTGAGAGGATAGCAGAGTTTTTGAAAGAGCTAAAGCCTGATGTAGCATATATCTCAATTCCTACTAGACCACCAACGGAAAAATGGGTTAAACCACCAAAAGAAGAAATTATTAACCAGGCATTTCAAACTTTTGCAAAAGTCGTTGATAGGGTTGAATATTTAATTGGCTACGAAGGAAATGCTTTCACTTTTACGGGAAACATTGAGGAGGACTTATTGAGCATTACAAGTGTTCATCCGATGAGAGAAGATGGCGTGAAGGAACTTTTAAAGAAAGCAAATGTTGATTGGGGGATCGTTGAAAAGCTTTTGAATACGGGAAAGCTCATTGAACTTGAGTATGAAGGAAAAAGGTTCTACATGAGGAGATTGCCTAGTAGAAACTCTTCAAGGGAATGA
- a CDS encoding MBL fold metallo-hydrolase, giving the protein MRITVLFENHAGFKKGLLGYHGFSLFIEYDGRRILVDVGTEGKILLHNMEALEIDPEKIDAVVLTHGHYDHTGGLKEFLRARRSAIDIYAHPEIFLQRIALKPKRRDIGIPYLQEELEKLGANFILDKKPLKIFDGVWTSGEIKRVTWDRRVGYIVKDNGLIKDPVRDDIALVVEDGESVIVITGCGHSGILNIVAQSSLNKPVKALIGGFHLMGSNERLRREAIRGLKELGVQKLYAGHCTGFEAMASFMYTFGKNFEPLYVGKVIEL; this is encoded by the coding sequence ATGAGAATTACAGTACTTTTTGAGAATCATGCAGGGTTTAAAAAGGGCCTCTTAGGATACCATGGATTTTCTCTTTTTATTGAATACGATGGGAGGAGAATTTTAGTGGATGTTGGAACGGAAGGGAAAATTCTTCTCCATAACATGGAAGCCTTGGAAATAGATCCAGAAAAAATCGATGCAGTCGTTTTAACTCACGGTCATTACGATCACACTGGAGGGTTGAAGGAGTTTCTTAGAGCTAGGAGAAGTGCTATAGATATTTATGCTCACCCTGAGATCTTTCTACAGCGAATAGCACTAAAGCCCAAGCGAAGGGATATAGGGATTCCATATCTCCAAGAAGAATTGGAAAAGCTTGGAGCAAACTTTATTCTTGATAAAAAGCCATTAAAGATTTTTGATGGAGTTTGGACTAGCGGAGAGATCAAGAGAGTAACTTGGGATAGAAGAGTTGGATATATTGTGAAAGATAATGGGCTTATCAAAGATCCTGTTAGGGATGATATAGCACTAGTTGTAGAAGATGGAGAGAGTGTCATTGTAATAACGGGTTGTGGTCACAGTGGGATCTTAAATATAGTCGCTCAAAGTTCGTTGAATAAACCTGTTAAGGCCCTAATAGGAGGTTTCCATCTGATGGGCTCTAACGAGAGATTGCGGAGGGAGGCAATAAGAGGTCTAAAAGAATTGGGCGTTCAAAAACTTTATGCAGGTCATTGCACGGGTTTTGAAGCAATGGCATCATTTATGTACACTTTTGGAAAAAACTTTGAGCCCCTATATGTTGGAAAAGTGATAGAGCTTTAA
- a CDS encoding NifB/NifX family molybdenum-iron cluster-binding protein: MKIVVATAKGGLNDFVNQAFGRAPMFTIVDIEEGQIKNTKVAPNPGASASRGAGVQAAQFCINESANVVIAGQFGPNSSQILQASGIRFVSAPPTMTVEEAVRAFLRGELTQAILGPEGGMGPGRGSSRTMGRGRGQGMGHRRGQGKGGW; this comes from the coding sequence ATGAAAATAGTGGTAGCAACTGCGAAAGGTGGATTGAATGATTTTGTTAACCAAGCTTTTGGGAGAGCTCCAATGTTCACAATAGTGGATATTGAAGAAGGGCAAATAAAAAATACTAAAGTAGCTCCTAATCCTGGTGCAAGTGCTTCAAGAGGAGCTGGTGTTCAGGCGGCTCAATTTTGTATAAATGAAAGTGCAAATGTTGTCATAGCTGGTCAGTTTGGACCCAACTCTTCCCAAATACTTCAAGCATCAGGCATAAGGTTTGTTTCAGCTCCTCCAACCATGACTGTAGAAGAAGCTGTGAGGGCATTTTTACGTGGTGAATTGACTCAAGCAATTCTAGGCCCTGAAGGGGGGATGGGTCCTGGAAGAGGCAGCAGCCGAACGATGGGCCGTGGAAGAGGTCAAGGAATGGGACACAGAAGGGGACAAGGCAAAGGTGGTTGGTGA
- a CDS encoding NifB/NifX family molybdenum-iron cluster-binding protein produces the protein MRIGISSSTNGGLEDTIAPVFARAPVFTIVDVENGEIKNVKVLQNQAAYAGGGAGPIAVQALINEGVDTIIASQIGPNAMGAIQAAGIKYYTFPAGTSIKEAVDRIIKGETPSPPSEFPRAPSYPPVQVSSQNPQYYPPVPPYPAYGFGWGRGFGRGIGGGFGRGWGRGGRGWGARLGYCPWTGMPNRRNWIARYFGWW, from the coding sequence ATGAGGATTGGAATATCAAGTTCGACAAATGGAGGATTGGAAGATACCATAGCTCCAGTATTTGCGCGGGCACCAGTGTTTACAATAGTTGATGTGGAGAATGGGGAGATAAAGAATGTCAAAGTACTCCAAAATCAAGCTGCATACGCAGGAGGAGGGGCTGGTCCAATAGCTGTACAGGCACTTATAAACGAAGGGGTTGATACAATAATAGCATCACAAATAGGGCCAAATGCCATGGGTGCCATTCAAGCAGCTGGGATCAAATACTACACCTTTCCGGCAGGAACATCAATAAAGGAAGCTGTTGACAGAATTATAAAGGGAGAAACTCCTTCGCCACCATCAGAATTTCCACGAGCTCCATCTTATCCTCCTGTTCAAGTGTCCTCCCAGAACCCACAGTATTATCCTCCTGTTCCACCGTATCCAGCGTACGGCTTTGGTTGGGGTAGAGGATTTGGTAGAGGTATAGGAGGAGGATTTGGTAGAGGTTGGGGTAGAGGAGGACGTGGCTGGGGAGCAAGATTAGGATACTGTCCATGGACTGGAATGCCAAATAGAAGAAACTGGATAGCTAGATATTTTGGCTGGTGGTGA
- a CDS encoding P-loop NTPase, with protein sequence MQIAVSGGKGGTGKSTVAINLAIALKEYFDLALADLDVEAPNDHILLNVELQNEEPVNMFMPRFDYSKCIKCRKCAEICEENAIITMKDGTPFLIPTLCSGCRGCEIVCPVPEAILERQKTMGHTYLTNTVYGFPLITGKLLEGEERAMPIVVAAKERAQKLEKKLLLVDTAAGTSNTVSKALENSKLLIAVTEPTPLGLHDLELILKLAELMGIETWIVLNRSSLGNREGVQKVAKEYKVEIVAEIPYSENIIRSYIEGKPIVLSENKEAEVFKELAKKVAEYVG encoded by the coding sequence ATGCAAATAGCAGTGAGTGGGGGTAAAGGAGGAACAGGAAAATCGACAGTTGCAATTAACCTAGCAATAGCCCTAAAGGAATATTTCGACCTTGCATTAGCTGATTTAGATGTTGAAGCACCAAATGACCACATACTCCTTAATGTTGAGCTTCAAAATGAAGAACCTGTCAACATGTTTATGCCTCGTTTTGACTATTCAAAGTGCATCAAATGTAGAAAGTGTGCTGAGATTTGTGAAGAAAATGCAATAATCACTATGAAGGATGGAACCCCCTTCTTGATACCAACTTTATGTTCTGGTTGTAGAGGATGTGAGATAGTATGCCCGGTTCCGGAGGCAATATTGGAGAGACAGAAAACCATGGGGCACACATACCTAACAAACACTGTCTATGGATTTCCCCTCATAACAGGCAAACTCTTGGAAGGAGAAGAGAGAGCTATGCCAATTGTAGTTGCAGCAAAAGAGAGAGCACAAAAGCTCGAGAAAAAGCTTTTACTAGTAGATACTGCTGCAGGTACAAGTAACACCGTTTCCAAAGCTTTAGAAAATTCAAAACTGTTAATTGCAGTTACAGAACCAACTCCATTGGGTCTGCATGATCTCGAACTCATACTAAAGCTTGCAGAGCTTATGGGTATTGAGACTTGGATAGTCCTCAATCGAAGCAGCCTTGGTAATAGGGAAGGAGTTCAAAAAGTGGCAAAAGAATACAAAGTAGAGATAGTCGCAGAAATTCCATATAGCGAGAATATAATCCGCAGCTATATTGAGGGGAAGCCTATAGTGTTAAGCGAGAATAAAGAGGCAGAGGTCTTCAAAGAACTTGCCAAAAAAGTTGCAGAATACGTGGGGTGA
- a CDS encoding P-loop NTPase yields MQIAIASGKGGVGKSSVTASLVYLLKDTYKLIAIDADADAPNLDLLFNVEKWEEEKELIGAKVAKINTETCIQCGICAERCPYDCINFIDGDYIVNELTCEGCGVCRLVCPVKGVITLEEVRSGIIRKTTTKYNFPLISAQLDVGRPNSGKLVTEEKEWAKKIMKEQNLEHMIVDSAAGIGCQVIASLGGADAVILIAEPTPASLSDVKRVYKVVQHFREPAYLIINKADLNPGFRRLHEFAEEEDIPIIGEIPYDKAVPKSMTMLQPVIEAFPESKASKALKEIAKIVEEEILR; encoded by the coding sequence ATGCAGATCGCGATAGCAAGCGGAAAAGGTGGAGTTGGAAAGTCAAGTGTTACTGCTTCACTAGTTTACCTTCTTAAAGACACTTATAAGCTAATAGCGATTGATGCTGATGCTGATGCGCCTAATCTGGACTTACTCTTTAATGTGGAGAAATGGGAAGAGGAAAAAGAACTCATAGGAGCAAAAGTTGCCAAAATAAACACAGAAACATGCATACAATGTGGTATATGTGCTGAGAGATGTCCTTATGATTGTATAAACTTCATTGATGGAGATTACATAGTGAATGAATTAACATGTGAAGGTTGTGGTGTTTGCAGGCTTGTGTGTCCAGTGAAAGGAGTAATCACTTTAGAAGAAGTTCGGTCTGGCATAATTAGAAAGACAACGACAAAATACAACTTTCCCTTAATCTCAGCACAGCTTGATGTGGGTAGACCAAATAGTGGAAAGCTTGTTACTGAAGAGAAAGAATGGGCCAAGAAAATTATGAAAGAACAAAATCTAGAACACATGATAGTGGACTCAGCAGCAGGGATTGGATGTCAAGTAATAGCAAGTCTTGGAGGCGCAGATGCAGTAATACTTATTGCGGAGCCAACTCCTGCTTCATTGAGTGATGTAAAGAGAGTTTACAAAGTTGTTCAGCACTTTAGAGAACCAGCTTACCTAATAATCAATAAAGCAGACCTAAATCCAGGGTTTAGAAGATTACATGAGTTTGCTGAGGAAGAAGATATACCTATAATCGGCGAGATACCGTATGACAAAGCAGTTCCAAAAAGTATGACAATGCTTCAACCAGTTATTGAAGCATTTCCAGAGTCTAAAGCATCTAAAGCTCTTAAAGAAATTGCAAAGATAGTAGAAGAAGAGATTTTAAGATAG